The Photobacterium sp. TY1-4 DNA window TTCGGACTTTTTACTTATCTTTCAATGCACTATTTTCTGTTCGACCGCTTATTGTCGCTTTAGTCATTATGCCATGAGTTAAACTCATTCGCTTCAGGATCGAAATGTTACAAAAATGTTCCCCATGGTGAACAACAGGTAACAAGGAATGTCTATGAAGAATCTCAGAACACTGACGTTTTACCCTGCATTTGTCTGCATGCTGATTACGGTGTATTTCACGGTGCAGGATAAAGCGTTTTTTATTGAAACAACATCGGCGATCAATAACCTGATCATCGACGATCTGTCGTGGCTTTTTTCGCTCTCGGCGGTATTGGCGGTGATGCTGGTGGTGTATGTGTTTTTTGCACCGATCAGCCGGGTCAAAATCGGCGGTGAAGAAGCCACGCCAATCCTCTCGCCGTTTAAGTGGTTTGCTGTGTCGCTGACCACCGTCATTGCGATGGGGATCCTGTTCTGGTCGGTGGCTGAGCCGATTGTGCACTACTACAATCCGCCGGAGTTTTTAAATATCGAACCCCACTCTGCGGCCGCAGTGCGGTTCTCCATGTCGACCATTTTCGTACACTGGACGATCACCCCTTACTGTATCTATACCGTTTCCAGTCTGGTGTTTGCGTTGGCGCTGTACAACCTCAAGATGAAGTTTTCCATCGGCTCTATGCTGCGCCCGTTTGTCGGCAAACTGATCGACGGACCGGTCGGTGATGCCATTGACGGCCTGGCACTGTTCGCCGTGGTGATGGGGATGTCTGCGACGCTCACATCCGGGATCCTGGTGATCGGCGACGGTCTGACCGGTACCCTGGGGCTGGCCACGTCTCCGGTGATGTACGGGATGATCGCGCTGGTGATCATCGGTACGGCGCTGTTCTCAGCCTCGACCGGCCTGCATCGCGGGATCCAGATCCTCTCGCGCATTAATACCTGGTTTTACTTTGGGGCGATTGCATTCATCTTCCTGCTCGGCCCGACCAGCTACATTCTGTCACTGGGCGTGGAAACCTTCGGGATTTACCTGTCAGAGTTCTTCCAGCGCAACATGGTGACCGGGGCTTCCGGTCACTCCCAATGGCCGGGCTGGTGGACGGTAGCGTTCTTTGCTAGCTGGTTTGCCTGGGCACCGCTGACCTCATTGTTCCTGGGCAAAATTGCCCGCGGCTACACGGTGCGTCAGTTCATCATCGTCAATGTCATCCTGCCGTGTCTGTTCGGGTTCTTCTGGTTCAGTACCTTCAGCGGCACCTCGATTTACCTCGATGATTTATTGGGTGGCGAGCTGTACCGCGCGTACCAGGAAACCGGATTTGCTTCCGTCATTTACGTGCTGTTTGACCAGTTCCCGCTGTCCTCGGTTGTCAGCACCCTGTTTGTCCTGGTCTGTTTCATTACCTTCATTACGGCGGCGGACTCCAACACCGATGCCATTGGCGGCCTGTGCACGGAAGGCACCGATGCCGAGCACCTGACATCGCCGCTGTGGATCAAAGCGTTCTGGGGCCTGTCGATTGCGTTCGTTGCCTGGATCAGTGCCAGTTACATCGGCGTCGATGCCGTGAAAATGCTGTTCAACCTGGCCGGCCTGCCCGGGATGCTGATTGTGATTGGCGCCGGACTGTCACTCATCAAATTGATTTCTATGGTTAAGGTTGTCGACGGGAAAGCGATCCTCGAGCCCGCAACAGAGCCCGACACGGCGACCAACGTCACGCGAAACATCGCTTCATTATTTGGTAAATAACAAGGATTTCACATGGAATACGTACAACTTGGACAATCAGGGCTTCGCGTCTCCCGCCTGTGCCTGGGCACCATGAACATGGGATCGAAAGCGTGGAAACCTTGGATCTTCGATGAAAAAGAAAGTGAGCCGATTATCCGTCATGCGCTGGATCACGGGGTGAACTTCATCGACCTGGCGGATTTCTACTCCACAGGGGCGGGGGAAGAGGTGGTGTGTAATGTGCTGAACCGGATTGGCCAGCGTGACCGCATGATCATTACCACCAAAGTCGGTTATGCTATGAATGATGATGTGAATGGCTACGGTCACTCACGTAAGCACATCATGGACTCGATTGACGCGTCGCTCAAGCGGATGAACATGGATTATGTCGATATCTACATGCTGCACTACTTTGATACATCGACGCCGATTGAAGAGACCATGGGCGCACTGAACGATATTGTTCGCAGCGGAAAAGCGCGCTATATCGGGGTATCAACCATGTACACCTGGCAGCTGGCGAAAATCCTCCAGGTGTGTGAGCGCAATGGCTGGGCGAAGCCGATTAACATGCAGTTGCAGCTCAACTGTGCTTACCGGGAAGAAGAGCGGGAAATGATCCCATTCTGTATGGATCAGGGAATCGGGGTGTCCGTGTTTAGCCCGTTGGCGCGCGGTATTCTGACCAATGATTTGCAATCGACCCGCAATCAGACCGACTTCTTTACCACTGAAATGTACAACGACAAAGTCTCGTTTGAGATTGCCCAGTCAGTGGCCCGAGTGGCAGAGCACCGGGGCTGCACGCCGGCGCAGATTGCGCAGGCCTGGGTGCTGTCCAAACCTCAGGTCTCTTCCATGCTGGTGGGGGCGGATACCCAAGCCCAGTTCGACAGTGCGCTGGCCGCGCTGGAAACCAGACTGACTGAGGAAGAGCTGTATGAGCTGGATCGCAACTACACTCCGTGTGATCTGATTAATGATTACACGGCCGGGAAACGGATCCCACGCGACCCGCGTCCGGCAAAAGGTCTGTTTGCTTAAGCCCCGCTTGGATAGTGATTACAGAGTTACCCTCTCTTTTGCCCCGGTTTCGCCGGGGCTTTTTTCGTTTCAGGATCCGCTCTGCGAGCCCGTTTCATCCACCGCCCTGGTGAGCTGCCGATAATTTACGAAATTGTTGGTTTTTTGTTTTGATTTGGCTTGTTAAAACGCTCAGCCCGAAAGTGACGGCCATCACCTTTTGTTCAAGTTTCCTGTCAGTACCTCCCCATATTGCCTGCGTTTTTACGTGAGTTCATGCGAACGATGACTTTAGCTGATTAGCCCATGAGAATTTATGAGTGTCTGGTTTGTTACATATCAATAACAATTGATGTCACTAACAAACAGCAAACATAACAAGGACAAGTGATGACAATGTTAGAGACAAAATTCAGCAGTTCGAACCGTAAAATTGACCCGTCCAGACGACGCGCGACGCAGTTTAAGCCGGACGGTTCAGCCAATGATAATGACCGCGTCGAAATTGGTCCGACGGATTTGGCTTTTGCCGAATGGGAGGCGTTAGGCCTGACCCCGCCGAACCTGGCGACCATGCGTGAATACCGTCTCGGACGCATTGTTCAGCAACTGCAGCAAAGGGATTTAGCCGGTATTTTGCTGTTTGATCCGCTCAATATTCGCTATGCGACCGACTCCACTAACATGCAGCTGTGGATCACCCATAACCATGCACGTGCCTGCTTTGTTTCTGCCAGTGGCTATATCGTGCTGTGGGATTTCCATAACTGTGAGCACCTGTCCGCGCACCTGCCGCTGGTGAAAGAAATTCGCGGTGGGGCTTCGTTCTTTTATTTTGAAACGGGTGATCGCACCCATGAGCATGCCGCGCACTTTGCCAAAGAAATTCAATCTCTGGTGAAAACCCATGGCGGCGACAACCAACGCATTGCGGTCGATAAAATCGAAATTGCCGGTCTGCGTGAACTGGACAAGCTGGGACTGTCCATTTTCGACGGTCAGGAAGTAATGGAGCTTGCCCGGGCGGTGAAGAATGAAGATGAGATTAACGCCATGCGTTGCTCCATTGCTTCAACCGAAATTGCGATGCGAGAAATGCAGAAAGCCACGGTGCCGGGTGTGACCGAGAATGACATCTGGTCAGTTTTGCACGCCGAGAACATCAAGCGGGGCGGGGAATGGATTGAATGCCGGATCCTGTCATCCGGTCCGAGAACCAACCCGTGGTTCCAGGAATGCGGCCCACGGGTGGTGAAAGCAGGGGAGCTGCTGGCGTTTGATACCGATCTGATCGGGCCTTATGGCTTCTGCGCTGATATCTCCCGCACCTGGCTGATTGGGAATGTGGAAGCAACACAAGAGCAGCGGCACCTGTACCGCACTGCTTACGAGCATATCCAGCACAACATGGAGATCCTCAAACCTGGTATGACGTTCAGTGAAGTCACTGAATCGGGCTTACTGCTGCCGCCGGAATTCCGCGCGCAGCGGTATGGCGTGATGATGCACGGGGTCGGCTTGTGCGACGAATACCCGTCGATCCGTTACCCCGAAGATCTGGCTGAGCACGGCTACAGCGGTGTCCTGGAGCCGGGGATGGCGTTGTGCGTCGAAGCTTATGTGGGTGAAGTCGGGGGGCTGGAAGGGGTCAAGCTGGAAGATCAGGTGATTATTACCGAAGACGGCTTCGAAAACCTGACCAACTATCCGTTTGAAGCTGAGCTGCTGAAATAAGGGGAAGGGAAGATGAAAGTTTCACCATGGAAGTTGCATCATAAGTCGCTGGTTTGTCTGGGGTCGCTAAGTGTGCTGGCGGTCTTTTTTGTGGCGGTCATTATTGCCCCGCAAGCCAGTACCCAATTGTTTAACGAAATTAAAGACACCATCAGTGTTCATTTTTCCTGGTTCTATATGGGCAGTGTGGCGCTGTTTATGGCGATTCTGGCCTACTGCGCGTTCAGTTCTGCCGGGAACATCAAGCTTGGCCAGCCCGGCGATCGGCCGGAGTTTAGTTATTTTTCCTGGGGGGCGATGCTGTTCAGCACCGGGATGGGGATTGGGTTGGTGTTCTTCGGCGTCGCTGAGCCGGTGATGCATTATATGAGCCCGCCTGTCGTGGATGCACAGTCTGACGTCGCGGTCCGCGATGCCATCAATATTACCTTTTTCCACTGGGGCGTGAATGCCTGGGCAATCTATACCATTGTAGCTTTGGTGATCTCATATTCGGCCTATCGCAAAGGGCTGCCGATTGAAATGAGAAGCGCGTTGTATCCGGTTCTTGGAAATAAGATTCACGGGCCGATTGGTCAATTTGTCGATATCTTTGCGGTGCTGGCAACTGTGGTGGGCATTGTGACCCCGCTTGGGTTCGGGGTGCAGCAGATCAACGCCGGGCTGGAATATGTCTTTGGCTTTGAGCAGAGCATCGACCATCAGATCTTACTGATTGCGATCATCGGGTTTGTCACCTGCATCTCTTTGATCCTGGGCCTCAAGCGCGGCATCAAACTGCTGTCAGTGGTCAATATTGCCGTGGCGGTTGCCTTGATGCTGTACGTGTTCCTGGTTTCTGAGAGCACCTATATTCTGAACTCAACCATAGAGAATGTCGGGAACTACCTGACCAGCTTTATTCCGCTCACCTTTGAAACTTACAGTTACAGCAACCCGGACTGGTTTTATGGCTGGACGTTATTCTACTGGGCTTGGTGGATTGCCTTTGCGGCCCCGACCGGTTTGTTCATTGCCCGTATTTCCAAAGGCCGTACAATTCGCGAGTTTGTGGTCGGTGTGCTGGTGATCCCGGTCGGCTTTTCTATCGCCTGGATCACGGTGTTTGGCAACAGTGCGATTGATCTGATCCATAACCAGGGCGTTACCGAGCTGGGAACGGCAGTGATGGAGAACTCCTCGACAGCTTTGTTTAAGTTCTTTGAGGTGCTGTCTGAGTGGAATATTGCCAGCTACCTGGCCCTGTTCAGTATCTTTGTCTTTTTCATTACCACCTCGGATTCCGGCACCCTGGTGATTAACACGCTGACTTCTGAGCAGCAGGAAAATGCGCCGATTTACCAGCGTGTGTTTTGGGTTGTGGCTATTTCGGTGATCACCATCATGCTGCTCCAGTCCGGTGGGATGGGGGCCATTCAGTCGGTGCTGGTGATTCTGGGATGCCCGTTCGCGGTGATTGTTACTGTGATGTGTATCGGTTTTATGAAAGATATCTTCCGGCAAGCCAAAGCGTCAGAGGCGCTGAAGTTGAGCCACGAACGGTACGCTTCAGATAAAATTTCCTAACTCCCGTGACGGTTGACGTCACTCCGATCGGCCCGGTTGGGCCGATCTTCTTTCAAAACAAATCCAGTGCCCGGTCTTTGAGCCACTCGCAGAAGTTATCGACTTTGCCGATCCCCAGTTTGGCGGGAGACACTTTCAGGGTGTAGCCGTAGCGGCTGCGCGCCTGCAGCGGACTGAACTGGATCAACGCCCCGCTTTTCAGTGAAAAATCAACCATATTCTGATCGACAATCGCATAGCCACTGCCGGCAATAGCCGCGTTGATCACCTGCTCCTGGGTACTCATGGTGATCCCGGGCGGGTGCCCGGCGGGCAGGGGAATATCGGCTGCCGCCAGCCAGTCGGCCCAACTGGGCAGGTGATCGCCTTTATGGCGGATATGCAGCATCCGGTGCGCATTCTGCTCCAGCTTCATGCAATCAGACAGCAGGTCCTGATTACACACCGCAATATACTTTTCGACGAACAGGATGCGATCTTTTTCGAGATGGCGGTTAATTTCCTCGAAACAGATCTCCAGATCAAAACTGACCCCTTCTTCTTTATCGGTATACAGGTGCAACTCGTACTGGGGAAAGAGCTGGGCAAAACTGCCGATCCGCGGGCTGAGCCAGCGCGAGCAGAAGGTCGGCGGGGCCAGAATCGTCAGTCGCTGGCGCAAGTTCGGATCGCGAATGGACGCGATCTCTTTCTCGATTTCAGAAAAGGACCCCTGAATGACCTGGAGCAGTTCGAGTCCGGCGGCAGTCAGTCCCAGTTTGCCGGGCGTGCGGGTAAACAGGCTGACGCCCAGGTACTCTTCCAGCTGGCGGATCTGTCGGCTGACGGCACCTTGGGTGACATTCAGGTTTCTGGCGGCCAGGGTAAAGTTCAGGCACTCGCCTGCGGCTTCAAAGACTTTCAGTGAATTGAGCGGGGGAAGTGTTCTCACGCGAATTATCCTTCATCACAAAATGAGTACGTACAGGGTCGGCCATCGCTGTGCAGTGGGAGACACGCCTTTGAGAAGTTCAAAGAGATCAGTGTGTTAAACATAGCCCCTTTGAAGGTGCCGGGGGCATGATTATATGTCATTCCGGTATGACTTAGACTCGTTTGTTGCGGATATGTGAACTCACTATATTGAACCTGTTTATTACACAGGCAATGCCGGATGAGGAGAAAGCAAGATGGAACAGACCCTGGCACAGGCAAAACAATGGGCGCAGGAATGGCTCGGAAAAGAAAAGCAGCAATATGTCGGTGGCCAATGGGTGTCCGGCAGCGCTGAGCTGGCGTGGGAGATCATTGACCCGAGTAACCAGCAAACCTTGTGTTCAATTGCGCTGGCTTCGGAGCAACTGGTCGAAGAAACCGCGCAGATCGCTAACGCATGTCATCAATCCGGTGTCTGGCAGGAAACCAGCCGTACAGCGCGGGCACAGATCTTACGCCAGATTGCCCAGCTCATTCGCGACCATACCGAGCAGCTGGCGGTGCTGGAGACACTGGCCAACGGCAAGCTCATTGGGGAGTCACTGGTTGATGATATCCCGACCTGCGCCGATATTTTCGATTACTACGCTGGTTGGACCGACAAATACTACGGGGAAACGTCGCCGGTCGATAAAGACTACCTCAACTTTACCAGCCAGGAGCCGGTGGGGGCCTGTGCGCTGATCGCGCCATGGAACTTCCCGCTGTACCAGGCGGCATTGAAACTAGCCCCGGCGCTGGCGATGGGCAATACCGTGATCCTCAAGCCGTCGGAGTTCACCCCGCTGACTGCCATTTATCTGTTTGAACTGATCGACGCGCATCTGGAGCTGCCGGCCGGGGTGCTGAACCTGTTGGTGGCCGATGGCAAGGCCTCGAACCATCTGACCCTGAGCGAGCATATCCACAAAGTTTCGTTCACCGGCAGTACCCCGGTGGGCCGCAAAATCATCCAGAACAGCGGGGCGTCGAACCTTAAGGCCACCACGCTGGAGCTGGGCGGCAAGTCGCCGTGTATCTTCTTTGCCGATACGCCGGATCTGGACAAAGCCGTTGATCGCGCGTTTACCGTGATGTTCTCGCACAAAGGCGAAAAATGCTCGGAGCCGACCCGCTTCCTGATCCAGGAATCAATCTACGATCAGGTGGTTGAGAAGCTCATTGCCAAAGCGGAAGCCGTTCAGTGCGGTAACCCGTTTGATCCGGCGAGCCAGCAAGGGCCGCAGTGTAACCAGGCTCAGTTCGACAAAATCATGCAGTACATCGAGATTGGCAAGCAGGAAGCCGAGCTGGTTGCCGGTGGTTATCGCGATACCACGGGCGATAACGCTGAGGGGTTCTATATCCGTCCGACGATATTCTCGCGGGTTTCGCCGACTGCGCGGATTGCCCAGGAAGAGATTTTCGGCCCGGTGCTGTGCTGTATTGCCTTTGAATCTGAGCAGGAAGCGATCGAGATTGCCAACGCGACCCCTTACGGTCTGGCAGCCGGTGTCTACACCGCGGATGTCAAACGGGCCCACCGCATGGCCAATAAGATTGATGCCGGGATGTTCTTTATCAATCGCTATGGCTGTTACGGCCTGAGCAGCCCGTTCGGCGGCTTCCGCCAGAGCGGCTGGGGCAAGGAAATGGCGATTCATTCCCTGTCGTCTTACACCAAAACCAAATGTATCTGGGTGTATCACGGCGACGATTGATCCGCCGGTCTGAAACCGTCACCAAAAAACCAAAGGCGCGGCAAATCCCTGTCGCGCCTGACTGTTAGGGGGAAAGAGATGACATTTCGAACGGAAACGGACGGGATCGGCCCGATCCCGGTGCCGGAAAATGCGCTTTACGGCGCCCAGACCCAGCGCGCCCTGAACTTGTACCCGGTCGCGGGGCAGAAGACCCTGGGTGATTATCCGGCGCTCGTTAAAGGGCTGCTGGCGGTCAAAGCGACCGCGGCCCGGGTGAACCGGAATCATGGTGAGCTGGATGCGGTGTTGGGGATGAACATTGAGATTGTGTGCCAGTCCCTGATGGAGGATTTTTCCCCCGCGCTTTTCCCGGTCCATGCCTTTCACGGCGGTGGCGGGATTTCCACCAACATGAACCTCAATGAAGTGGTTGCCAATCTGGTCAACAGCAAGTTCTACAACCAGCCGCCGGGCAGCTATACACCGGCGCACCCCAATGATCACATCAATCTCAACCACTCGACCAGCGATGCCCTGCAAACCGCCTGTCATCTTGCCGCGCGCGCCGAAGGTCTGGCACTGATTGAAGCGATGCACCGGCTTGAACATGCCCTGAAGTGCCTGCAACGGCAGCACCGGGGGCAGCAAAAGATTGCCCGGACCTGCCTGCAGGACGCGGTGGCGATTGATTTTGCCGATTTTTGGGGCGGGATGCTGGCCTCTGTCGAATCGTATCGCGACAAACTGGCCCGGGCCTGCGATGGGTTGCTGGCAGTGAATCTCGGCGCCAACATCATCGGCCGGGCTGGGGATTGCTCCCCGGCGTTTGCGGCCGAGTGTATCGAGGCGCTGAACCAGACCACCAGCGGGCATTACACCCGGCACTGTAATTTCTATCAGTGCAGCCAGTCGCTTGATGCGCAGGTGGCCTTAGCGGCAGAAGTGGAAAACCTGGCGGGCTTTTTGATCAAAATGGCCAAGGATATCCGCTTGATGGCGTCCGGGCCGGAAACCGGTCTGGCCGAAATTGTACTACCGGCTGTGCAGCCGGGCTCCAGTGCGATGCCCGGCAAAGTGAATCCGACCATTCCGGAGTTCATGGTCCAGTGCGCGATGCAGGCGATTGGGCATTGTACGACGGTGAAGCTGAGTCATGGCCACGGTGAGTTGGACTACACACCCTGGGGCATGTTGGTGATCACCAACCTGCTTGATGCTGTTGATCACCTGACCAAAGGTGTGGCGGTGTTTGCCGATCAGTGTGTGATTGGGATCCGGCTTCATCCCGAGACCAATCAGCAGAATGTTGATTCGCTGATCCCGACCGTGATTGAACTGAAAAAGCGAATGGGTTACCAGCAAACATCGGCACTGGTGAAGCAGCTCAACGGCGACAAAGTTGCCTTGAAAGCACATCTGGCGTCGCTGATGATTTGTGAATAACCAACAAACAGCGTACCCAGTCCGCCAGGTGTATTTGCCATCCGGCGGAAGGCGGGTGGGACGTTGTCGTGTGTGTGGTTCTGGCTTGGTGCGAAGCCCCTTGTTGGTATGAAGGCATGCCTTGGTGCGAAGCCCCTTGTTGGTATGAAGGCATGCCTTGGTGCGAAGCCTCTTGTTGGTATGAAGGCATGCCTTGGTGCGAAGCCTCTTGTTGGTATGAAGCCATGCCTCGGTGAAAAGCTATGCCTTTGTGAGGATCGGAATCTGCATCGCAAACGTGGCACTGCCGGTGGCGGTGAGTTCGACCTCGCGGATCATTTCAATGTGATAGCCTTCGAGGTCGATCGGCAGGTTATGCTTCTCGGCATAATCAAACAGCCCTGCTTGCGCGGTGAGATAGCCGATATCCGAGGCGATCGAGACCTCACAGCACAAATAGTTACCCGCTTTGACCGTGCAGTTGCCCCGGGCCGCTTGGCTGACCCATTCTCCGACATGATAGGGGATGGCGTGCCAGGGTTGGTCCAGCTCGGCCACCGGGGCCAGACACACCAGCCGGGTCACCTTATGGCCCAGCTTTTCGCACATTCTCTCCCATTCAAAATCCGGGATCGGGCGGGGTTTGACATATCGCTCCGGGAAACGGATCAGCGCGCAGGGGAGGTTGTCGGCGAGCTGAAATTCAATGGCTTGCTCAGTGCTCGGATGGGCCAGCCGGGCCAGTAGCTCTGTGGTCTGAGCCGGTGTTCCGGCATGGGCGAGGTGGCGAACGACTTTCGCGGTGGTCCCCAACTGTCGGCGCAGCGCCTTGGCCAGCGCTTGGGATGACGAAAAGCCAGCTTCGAGCGCAATCTCGGTGATCGTTTTCGATGGGGCATCCAGCAACAGGGAGACTGCAACTTGCAGCCGGATCCGGCTGAGATACTGTCCCGGCGTTTCGTGAAACAGTTGGGAAAACTGGCGGTGGAAATGAAAGGGGGAGATCGCACTTTGCTCGGCCACGGCCTCCCAGGTCAGCCCTTCACTGTAATCGTGATGCATGATTTCCAGCGCCCGTGCAAACCGCTGTTGCAGGTGCTCAGGCAGTGAGCTGAGTAAAGCGACTTCCGGCACCAGGTTATACGGAGAACTGGGTTGATCCGACATCATATGCAATACAGTTGGTTGAGTTGATTTACTATGCCGGGTGTCGGACATAAACGCAACTTGGGGGCTTAGCATCAGGGCTCACTCCGTACGCTTGAATCTGGTGTTCGGGCCTGGGAAGCGGTTGGTTCAGGCGCTTCTGCTTCTGTTTCTGGTGCAGCAACTTCAGCTGCAGCGATTGGGTACGGCGTTGACTCTTGGGCTATTGGGGATGACGCCGCTTTCTGTGGCGCTTTCTGTGGCGCTTGCGACCGGCTAAAGCAGGCCAGCAATACCGGCGTGAGGATCAGGGTGATCGCCGTTGCCAGCAGTTCGCCGAACACTAACGAGACAGCAGCTGGTTTGAGGTATTGCGCTTGCTCAGCACTTTCTGACAATAACGGCAGCAGGCCGCACACTGTGGTGATGGTGGTCAGGAAAATCGCCCTGAATCGCCCGGTGCATGCCTCAGACAGTGCCGCGTGCAGCGTCATGCCGGATCGAACGTTGGCATTGAACTGTGTCAGCAGGACCAGCGAGTCATTCACCACGATCCCCGTCATGGCCATCATGCCGAGCATGGAGAGCAGGCTGATCGGCAGCCCCATCAGGCCATGCCCAAGAATTGCCCCGGCAACACCAAAAGGAATCACCGCCATGATCAACAGCGGCTGCCAGTAAGATTGCAGCGGGATCGCCAGTAAAATGTAGATCAGCAAGATTGTCAGGATGAAGGCCGACGTCAGCCCTTGCTGAATGTCGCTGATTTCTTCGAACTCACCTGCGGCGTGAATGCGAACACCGGGAAAGCGCGACTCGATGGCCTGAATCTCGGCGTCGAGTTGTTGCAAGGTCTGCTCCGGTGACTGGATGGTTCGGTCCTGCCGCCAGTACAGGTTGATCACCTGCTCCCGATTGCGCCGATACAGTACTTCCGGCTCGCGCTCGACCGTGAAGGTCGCGACATCTTCAAGTAAGACGGCCTGCCCGTTGTCCAGTATCACCGGCGTCTGGCGCAATTGTGCCAGGCTGCGTTTGCTTTCGATCGGATAGCGCAGAATGATCTGGGTCTCCCGGCCGTGATCCAGGATCCGGTGTAGCTCTCTTTGGCCAAATGCTTCGCCGGTCAGCTTGGCGATGTGATGCTGGGTTAACCCCAACTGGCGACCAAACGCATTGAGCCGGATCCGCAGTTGATCTTGTCCGCCGTTGCCATCGTCATACACATCGTCAACGCCCGCAAGTCGGGTAAGTTGCTCAGCTAATGCGGTCGCTGCTTGCTGTGCCAGCGCTCTATCTGGTGCGGAGACCGACAGCAGCGTGCCGCCAGCCGGGGCATCTGCGGCGGAGAAGCGCAGAGAATCGGCGCCTTCGATCGGACCGGTGAATGTGCACCAGTCATGGAGGAGCTGATTGCCAGGCAACTGGCGCAGCGCCTCGGCAGACAGCTCTGCGGTGACCTCAATGTCGCCATAGCCGTCGGACCAGGCCAAGAGGTTGGTGAGCGGTGGGCTCGCCAGTGAAAATTCTTGTGTCAGCTGCTGGCTGAGTTGCAGCGCCGTGCGTTCAAGTTGTGCCAGCGCCTTTTCCTGCAGCGGGATCGGCGCTCCCTGTTGCAGCGTGACTTTGGCGGTGATG harbors:
- the dddP gene encoding dimethylsulfonioproprionate lyase DddP encodes the protein MLETKFSSSNRKIDPSRRRATQFKPDGSANDNDRVEIGPTDLAFAEWEALGLTPPNLATMREYRLGRIVQQLQQRDLAGILLFDPLNIRYATDSTNMQLWITHNHARACFVSASGYIVLWDFHNCEHLSAHLPLVKEIRGGASFFYFETGDRTHEHAAHFAKEIQSLVKTHGGDNQRIAVDKIEIAGLRELDKLGLSIFDGQEVMELARAVKNEDEINAMRCSIASTEIAMREMQKATVPGVTENDIWSVLHAENIKRGGEWIECRILSSGPRTNPWFQECGPRVVKAGELLAFDTDLIGPYGFCADISRTWLIGNVEATQEQRHLYRTAYEHIQHNMEILKPGMTFSEVTESGLLLPPEFRAQRYGVMMHGVGLCDEYPSIRYPEDLAEHGYSGVLEPGMALCVEAYVGEVGGLEGVKLEDQVIITEDGFENLTNYPFEAELLK
- a CDS encoding aldehyde dehydrogenase family protein, which gives rise to MEQTLAQAKQWAQEWLGKEKQQYVGGQWVSGSAELAWEIIDPSNQQTLCSIALASEQLVEETAQIANACHQSGVWQETSRTARAQILRQIAQLIRDHTEQLAVLETLANGKLIGESLVDDIPTCADIFDYYAGWTDKYYGETSPVDKDYLNFTSQEPVGACALIAPWNFPLYQAALKLAPALAMGNTVILKPSEFTPLTAIYLFELIDAHLELPAGVLNLLVADGKASNHLTLSEHIHKVSFTGSTPVGRKIIQNSGASNLKATTLELGGKSPCIFFADTPDLDKAVDRAFTVMFSHKGEKCSEPTRFLIQESIYDQVVEKLIAKAEAVQCGNPFDPASQQGPQCNQAQFDKIMQYIEIGKQEAELVAGGYRDTTGDNAEGFYIRPTIFSRVSPTARIAQEEIFGPVLCCIAFESEQEAIEIANATPYGLAAGVYTADVKRAHRMANKIDAGMFFINRYGCYGLSSPFGGFRQSGWGKEMAIHSLSSYTKTKCIWVYHGDD
- a CDS encoding BCCT family transporter, whose product is MKNLRTLTFYPAFVCMLITVYFTVQDKAFFIETTSAINNLIIDDLSWLFSLSAVLAVMLVVYVFFAPISRVKIGGEEATPILSPFKWFAVSLTTVIAMGILFWSVAEPIVHYYNPPEFLNIEPHSAAAVRFSMSTIFVHWTITPYCIYTVSSLVFALALYNLKMKFSIGSMLRPFVGKLIDGPVGDAIDGLALFAVVMGMSATLTSGILVIGDGLTGTLGLATSPVMYGMIALVIIGTALFSASTGLHRGIQILSRINTWFYFGAIAFIFLLGPTSYILSLGVETFGIYLSEFFQRNMVTGASGHSQWPGWWTVAFFASWFAWAPLTSLFLGKIARGYTVRQFIIVNVILPCLFGFFWFSTFSGTSIYLDDLLGGELYRAYQETGFASVIYVLFDQFPLSSVVSTLFVLVCFITFITAADSNTDAIGGLCTEGTDAEHLTSPLWIKAFWGLSIAFVAWISASYIGVDAVKMLFNLAGLPGMLIVIGAGLSLIKLISMVKVVDGKAILEPATEPDTATNVTRNIASLFGK
- a CDS encoding aldo/keto reductase, which translates into the protein MEYVQLGQSGLRVSRLCLGTMNMGSKAWKPWIFDEKESEPIIRHALDHGVNFIDLADFYSTGAGEEVVCNVLNRIGQRDRMIITTKVGYAMNDDVNGYGHSRKHIMDSIDASLKRMNMDYVDIYMLHYFDTSTPIEETMGALNDIVRSGKARYIGVSTMYTWQLAKILQVCERNGWAKPINMQLQLNCAYREEEREMIPFCMDQGIGVSVFSPLARGILTNDLQSTRNQTDFFTTEMYNDKVSFEIAQSVARVAEHRGCTPAQIAQAWVLSKPQVSSMLVGADTQAQFDSALAALETRLTEEELYELDRNYTPCDLINDYTAGKRIPRDPRPAKGLFA
- a CDS encoding LysR family transcriptional regulator — protein: MRTLPPLNSLKVFEAAGECLNFTLAARNLNVTQGAVSRQIRQLEEYLGVSLFTRTPGKLGLTAAGLELLQVIQGSFSEIEKEIASIRDPNLRQRLTILAPPTFCSRWLSPRIGSFAQLFPQYELHLYTDKEEGVSFDLEICFEEINRHLEKDRILFVEKYIAVCNQDLLSDCMKLEQNAHRMLHIRHKGDHLPSWADWLAAADIPLPAGHPPGITMSTQEQVINAAIAGSGYAIVDQNMVDFSLKSGALIQFSPLQARSRYGYTLKVSPAKLGIGKVDNFCEWLKDRALDLF
- a CDS encoding BCCT family transporter, coding for MKVSPWKLHHKSLVCLGSLSVLAVFFVAVIIAPQASTQLFNEIKDTISVHFSWFYMGSVALFMAILAYCAFSSAGNIKLGQPGDRPEFSYFSWGAMLFSTGMGIGLVFFGVAEPVMHYMSPPVVDAQSDVAVRDAINITFFHWGVNAWAIYTIVALVISYSAYRKGLPIEMRSALYPVLGNKIHGPIGQFVDIFAVLATVVGIVTPLGFGVQQINAGLEYVFGFEQSIDHQILLIAIIGFVTCISLILGLKRGIKLLSVVNIAVAVALMLYVFLVSESTYILNSTIENVGNYLTSFIPLTFETYSYSNPDWFYGWTLFYWAWWIAFAAPTGLFIARISKGRTIREFVVGVLVIPVGFSIAWITVFGNSAIDLIHNQGVTELGTAVMENSSTALFKFFEVLSEWNIASYLALFSIFVFFITTSDSGTLVINTLTSEQQENAPIYQRVFWVVAISVITIMLLQSGGMGAIQSVLVILGCPFAVIVTVMCIGFMKDIFRQAKASEALKLSHERYASDKIS